Proteins co-encoded in one Marmota flaviventris isolate mMarFla1 chromosome 9, mMarFla1.hap1, whole genome shotgun sequence genomic window:
- the LOC114098587 gene encoding olfactory receptor 52R1: MLASGNSSSHPVSFILLGIPGLESSHFWIAFPFCVMYVVAVAGNIIILHVIRTDHTLHQPMYLFLAMLALTDLVLSSSTQPKMLAILWFHAHEIEYHACLIQVFFIHAFSSVESGVLMAMALDRYVAICFPLRHSSILTTSVVIKLGSVVMVRGLLWVSPFCFMISRMPFCPNKIIPQSYCEHMAVLKLVCTDTRVNRGYGLFVAFSVVGFDIIVIGISYVMILRAVLQLPSGEARLKAFGTCASHICVILALYVPALFTFLTHRFGHQVPHLVHIIFANVYLLVPPMLNPIIYGVRTKQIRDRVVRGCCGKEP; encoded by the coding sequence ATGTTGGCTTCAGGGAACAGCTCTTCTCATCCCGTGTCCTTCATCCTGCTTGGAATCCCAGGACTGGAGAGTTCCCACTTTTGGATTGCCTTCCCATTCTGTGTCATGTATGTCGTGGCTGTAGCTGGCAATATCATCATCCTACATGTAATCAGGACCGACCACACCCTGCACCAGCCCATGTACCTCTTCCTGGCCATGCTGGCTCTCACGGACCTGgtcctctcctcctccacacaGCCTAAAATGCTGGCCATACTCTGGTTCCATGCTCATGAGATTGAATACCATGCCTGCCTCATCCAGGTGTTCTTCATCCATGCCTTTTCTTCTGTGGAGTCTGGGGTGCTCATGGCTATGGCCTtggaccgctatgtggccatctgcttcCCACTGAGGCACTCTAGTATCCTCACCACATCTGTGGTGATCAAACTGGGGTCAGTTGTGATGGTGAGAGGGCTGCTGTGGGTGAGCCCCTTCTGCTTCATGATCTCCAGGATGCCCTTCTGCCCCAACAAGATCATTCCACAGTCCTACTGTGAGCATATGGCTGTGCTGAAGTTGGTGTGCACTGATACCAGAGTCAATCGTGGATATGGGCTCTTTGTGGCCTTCTCTGTGGTTGGTTTCGATATCATTGTCATTGGCATATCCTATGTGATGATTTTGAGAGCTGTTCTTCAGTTGCCCTCAGGCGAAGCCCGTCTCAAGGCTTTTGGTACCTGTGCTTCTCACATCTGTGTTATTCTTGCCTTATATgttccagccctttttaccttCCTCACCCACCGGTTTGGCCATCAAGTGCCCCATTTAGTACACATCATATTTGCTAATGTCTATCTTCTGGTACCTCCCATGCTCAACCCCATCATCTATGGAGTAAGAACCAAACAAATTAGGGACAGAGTTGTCAGAGGGTGCTGTGGAAAAGAGCCCTGA
- the LOC114098509 gene encoding olfactory receptor 51F1-like, which yields MLQIQDNMDILSNLTSRFPTFLLTGIPGLESAQAWISIPFCCLYAIALSGNSMILLVISTQHSLHEPMYYFLSMLSATDLGLTLSTMSTTLGTLWFDAIEVSLDSCIVQMFFLHGFSVMESGVLVSMAFDHYVAICDPLRYTTVLTNSRIIQMSLLVIMRAIILILPLQLLLKPLSFCRINTLSHSYCYHPDVIKLARSDTQANSICGLLALILSTGIDMPCIVLSYILIIRSVLNIASPEEQQKALSTCVSHIGAVAIFYIPLMSLSLVHRYGGSAPKMVHSMMANICLLLPPVLNPIIYSVKAKQIRKAIFCLLPTK from the coding sequence ATGCTACAAATCCAGGACAACATGGACATCCTCAGTAATTTGACATCCAGATTTCCAACATTCTTACTGACTGGTATTCCTGGCCTAGAGTCTGCCCAGGCCTGGATCTCCATTCCTTTCTGTTGCCTTTATGCCATTGCCCTGTCTGGGAACAGCATGATCCTGTTAGTCATCAGCACCCAGCACAGTCTTCATGAGCCCATGTACTATTTCCTCTCTATGCTGTCAGCCACAGATCTGGGCTTGACTCTTTCCACAATGTCCACTACATTGGGTACCCTCTGGTTTGACGCAATTGAAGTCAGTCTGGACAGCTGCATTGTCCAGATGTTTTTTCTTCATGGATTTTCTGTCATGGAGTCTGGGGTGCTGGTATCTATGGCTTTTGACCACTATGTGGCCATCTGTGACCCTCTCAGATATACTACAGTTCTCACTAATTCCAGGATCattcagatgagtctcctggtaATTATGCGtgctataatattaatattaccaCTACAATTGCTCCTTAAGCCTCTCTCTTTCTGTAGAATAAATACCCTTTCCCACTCCTATTGCTACCATCCAGATGTGATTAAATTAGCACGTTCAGACACTCAAGCCAATAGTATCTGTGGATTGCTTGCTCTCATCCTGTCCACAGGGATAGACATGCCATGCATTGTTCTGTCTTATATTTTGATAATTCGCTCTGTCCTCAATATTGCCTCACCTGAGGAACAGCAGAAGGCTTTAAGCACCTGTGTCTCCCACATTGGAGCAGTAGCTATTTTCTATATCCCCCTGATGAGCCTGTCCTTGGTACATCGCTATGGTGGGTCAGCCCCCAAAATGGTCCATTCAATGATGGCCAATATATGCTTGCTTCTGCCCCCTGTGCTCAATCCTATTATCTACAGTGTAAAAGCAAAACAGATTCGCAAGGCTATATTTTGTCTGCTCCCTACAAAGTAA
- the LOC114098500 gene encoding olfactory receptor 51F1-like — translation MLQIQDNMDILSNLTSRFPTFSLTGIPGLESDQAWISIPFCCLYAIALSGNSMILLVISTQHSLHEPMYYFLSMLSVTDLGLTLSTMSTTLGILWFNANEVSLDSCIVQMFFLHGFSVMESGVLVSMAFDRYVAICDPLRYTTILTNSRIIQMGLLVIIRAVVLIVPLLVLLKPLSFCRMNTLSHSYCYHPDVIKLACSDTQANSICGLVDLILTTGIDTPCIVLSYTFIINSVLSIASPEERYKVFNTCVSHIGAVAIFYIPMISLSLVHRYGRSAPKVVHSVMANVYLLLPPVLNPIIYSVKTKQIRKAILNFLTK, via the coding sequence ATGCTACAAATCCAGGACAACATGGACATCCTCAGTAATTTGACATCCAGATTTCCAACCTTCTCACTGACTGGCATTCCTGGCCTAGAGTCTGACCAGGCCTGGATCTCCATTCCTTTCTGTTGCCTTTATGCCATTGCCCTGTCTGGGAACAGCATGATCCTGTTAGTCATCAGCACCCAGCACAGTCTTCATGAGCCCATGTACTATTTCCTCTCTATGCTGTCAGTCACAGATCTGGGCTTGACTCTTTCCACAATGTCCACAACATTGGGTATCCTCTGGTTTAATGCAAATGAAGTCAGTCTGGACAGCTGCATTGTCCAGATGTTTTTTCTTCATGGATTTTCTGTCATGGAGTCTGGGGTGCTGGTATCAATGGCTtttgaccgctatgtggccatctgtgaCCCTCTCAGATACACTACAATTCTCACTAATTCCAGGATCATTCAGATGGGTCTCCTAGTGATTATACGTGCTGTGGTTTTAATAGTACCACTGCTTGTGCTCCTTAAGCCTCTGTCTTTTTGTAGAATGAACACCCTTTCCCACTCCTACTGCTACCATCCAGATGTGATTAAATTAGCATGTTCAGACACTCAAGCCAATAGCATCTGTGGATTAGTTGATCTCATTCTGACCACAGGAATAGATACACCATGCATTGTCCTGTCTTATACATTCATAATTAACTCTGTTCTCAGTATTGCCTCCCCTGAAGAACGGTACAAGGTGTTTAATACCTGTGTCTCCCACATTGGAGCAGTAGCTATTTTCTACATTCCCATGATAAGCCTATCTTTGGTTCATCGATATGGTCGATCAGCTCCCAAAGTGGTCCATTCAGTGATGGCCAATGTCTACCTGCTGCTGCCCCCTGTGCTTAACCCCATTATCTATagtgtaaaaacaaaacagatccGCAAGGCTATACTtaattttcttacaaaataa